The following proteins are encoded in a genomic region of Comamonas resistens:
- a CDS encoding ABC transporter substrate-binding protein: MSKQWAKWSAIALAAAASCSAMAQDKIKVGFMLPYSGTYAALGNAIENGFRMYVGEQGGKLGGREIEFFKVDDESDPAKATDNVNRLIKRDKVDVIVGTVHSGVAMAMAKAAKESGTVLIVPNAGADAVTGPMCAPNIFRSSFTNWQTAYPMGVVAAKEGKKNAMTITWKYAAGEEAVNGFKEGFEKSGGKVSKQLTLPFPNVEFQALLTEIAAAKPDAVFSFFAGAGAVKFVKDYHASGLSKTIPLYGPGFLTDGTLEAQGEAAQGMLTTLHYADELGTERDKAFRVNYAKNYKLQPDVYAVQGYDAAQMLTVGLKAAGGDIGKKDVFRTAIEKATIASPRGDFTLSKAHNPVQDIYLRKVDGKENKKIGIAVKALADPARGCRM; the protein is encoded by the coding sequence ATGAGCAAGCAATGGGCAAAGTGGAGCGCCATCGCGCTGGCAGCAGCCGCCAGCTGCAGCGCCATGGCGCAGGACAAGATCAAGGTCGGCTTCATGCTGCCCTACAGCGGCACCTATGCGGCGCTGGGCAACGCCATCGAAAACGGCTTTCGCATGTATGTGGGCGAGCAAGGCGGCAAGCTGGGCGGGCGCGAGATCGAATTCTTCAAGGTCGATGACGAGTCCGACCCCGCCAAGGCTACGGACAATGTCAACCGTCTGATCAAGCGCGACAAGGTGGACGTGATCGTGGGCACCGTGCACTCGGGCGTCGCCATGGCCATGGCCAAGGCCGCCAAGGAAAGCGGCACCGTGCTCATCGTGCCCAATGCCGGCGCCGACGCCGTGACCGGCCCCATGTGCGCGCCCAATATCTTCCGCAGCTCCTTCACCAACTGGCAGACCGCCTACCCCATGGGTGTGGTGGCCGCCAAGGAAGGCAAGAAGAACGCCATGACCATCACCTGGAAGTACGCGGCCGGCGAGGAAGCCGTCAACGGCTTCAAGGAAGGTTTTGAAAAGAGCGGCGGCAAGGTCAGCAAGCAGCTGACCCTGCCCTTCCCCAACGTGGAATTCCAGGCCCTGCTGACCGAGATCGCTGCGGCCAAGCCCGATGCGGTGTTTTCCTTCTTTGCCGGCGCCGGCGCCGTGAAGTTCGTCAAGGACTATCACGCCTCGGGTCTGTCCAAGACCATTCCGCTGTACGGCCCGGGCTTCCTGACCGATGGCACGCTGGAAGCCCAGGGCGAGGCCGCACAAGGCATGCTGACCACGCTGCACTACGCGGACGAGCTGGGCACGGAACGCGACAAGGCCTTCCGCGTCAACTACGCCAAGAACTACAAGCTGCAACCCGATGTCTATGCCGTGCAAGGCTATGACGCGGCGCAGATGCTGACCGTAGGCCTGAAGGCCGCAGGCGGCGACATCGGCAAGAAGGACGTCTTCCGCACGGCGATTGAAAAAGCCACGATTGCCAGCCCGCGCGGCGACTTCACCCTGAGCAAGGCGCACAACCCGGTGCAGGACATCTATCTGCGCAAGGTCGACGGCAAGGAAAACAAGAAGATCGGCATTGCCGTCAAGGCCCTGGCAGACCCCGCACGCGGCTGCCGCATGTAA
- a CDS encoding helix-turn-helix transcriptional regulator, with the protein MDQLDMAATVVADMDEAGKSPLLQALGERVRNLRARRGLTRRSLAAAAQVSERHLANLEYGTGNVSILVLHQISLALQCSMAELLGDVSTSSAEWLLLREMLEGRSEDDLHRVRMAAAELLGAAAGADPHRGSRIALIGLRGAGKSTLGRMLAEQLDVPFLELNQEIERVAGCSVREIYDLYGAGAYRRYERRALEEAVQIYSDVVIATPGGIVSDPATFNVLLGHCTTVWLQAKPEEHMGRVVAQGDTRPMAANPEAMDDLRRILDGRTAFYSKADHLLDTSGKSLQQSAGELRALVAAS; encoded by the coding sequence ATGGATCAGTTAGACATGGCAGCCACGGTGGTTGCAGACATGGACGAAGCGGGTAAAAGTCCGCTGCTTCAGGCCTTGGGCGAGCGGGTGCGCAATCTGCGGGCTCGCCGTGGGCTGACGCGGCGCAGCCTGGCAGCGGCGGCTCAGGTATCTGAGCGGCATCTGGCCAATCTGGAATACGGCACGGGCAATGTCTCCATCCTGGTGCTGCACCAGATTTCGCTGGCTTTGCAGTGCAGCATGGCCGAGTTGCTGGGGGATGTCAGCACCTCCAGTGCGGAATGGCTGCTGCTCAGGGAGATGCTGGAAGGGCGCAGCGAGGATGATCTGCATCGCGTGCGCATGGCCGCGGCCGAGCTGTTGGGCGCGGCGGCTGGCGCCGATCCGCATCGTGGCTCACGCATTGCGCTGATTGGCTTGCGCGGCGCGGGCAAGTCCACGCTGGGGCGCATGCTGGCAGAGCAGCTCGATGTCCCGTTTCTCGAACTCAACCAGGAGATCGAACGCGTGGCGGGCTGCAGCGTGCGCGAGATCTATGACCTGTATGGCGCGGGAGCCTATCGCCGCTACGAGCGCAGGGCATTGGAAGAAGCGGTGCAGATCTACAGCGATGTGGTGATTGCAACGCCGGGGGGCATTGTTTCCGATCCCGCAACCTTCAATGTACTGTTGGGTCACTGCACCACGGTGTGGTTGCAGGCCAAGCCGGAGGAGCATATGGGCCGCGTGGTGGCACAGGGCGACACCCGCCCCATGGCGGCCAACCCCGAAGCCATGGACGATCTGCGTCGCATTCTGGACGGCCGCACGGCTTTTTACTCAAAGGCCGACCATTTGCTGGACACCAGCGGCAAAAGCCTGCAGCAAAGTGCCGGCGAGCTGCGTGCACTGGTGGCTGCCAGCTAG
- a CDS encoding branched-chain amino acid ABC transporter permease, producing the protein MSDTSYTPLPQSNQAYAEAPAVTNQSRPIRSKSRWVSTVLPLTVALLLAVAQPFWSGYLSDLVVKIMILSIFALSLHILVGGTGLVSLGHAAYFGLGAYAAVKAAGPDGSNFLVMLGAALLASGLYALVVGALSLRTKGVYFIMVTLAFAQLAFFVVHDVGYFGGSDGIYLMQRPAIGALDMESGSTQYYVVLAALVLVYGFVAVLRHSRFGHVLAGIRVNEQRMRAAGFTTYGYKLAGFVIAGALAGLAGFLLAARDAVVNPELLAWHHSGEVLLMLILGGVGSLRGAVLGTITFVLLKELLSTHAIMGNAADHWQLTLGMAIIALVALLPKGLVGINDRWQKRAAAQKEKAPAAIDQGASHG; encoded by the coding sequence ATGAGCGACACCTCCTATACGCCGCTGCCGCAGTCCAACCAGGCTTATGCCGAGGCTCCTGCGGTGACCAACCAGAGCCGCCCCATACGCTCCAAGAGCCGCTGGGTGAGCACGGTGTTGCCGCTGACCGTGGCCTTGCTGCTGGCCGTGGCCCAGCCTTTCTGGTCGGGCTATCTGTCCGACCTGGTGGTCAAGATCATGATCCTGTCCATCTTTGCGCTGAGCCTGCATATTCTGGTCGGCGGGACCGGGCTGGTCAGCCTCGGCCATGCGGCCTACTTCGGCCTGGGCGCCTATGCAGCCGTCAAAGCTGCCGGGCCCGACGGCAGCAATTTCCTGGTCATGCTGGGCGCTGCCTTGCTGGCTTCCGGCCTGTATGCCCTGGTGGTGGGCGCCCTGAGCCTGCGCACCAAAGGCGTGTACTTCATCATGGTCACGCTGGCGTTTGCGCAGCTGGCTTTCTTCGTCGTGCATGACGTGGGCTACTTCGGCGGCAGCGACGGCATCTACCTCATGCAGCGCCCAGCCATAGGCGCGCTGGACATGGAGAGCGGCAGCACCCAGTACTACGTGGTGCTGGCCGCACTGGTGCTGGTCTATGGCTTTGTCGCCGTGCTGCGCCACTCGCGTTTCGGCCATGTGCTCGCAGGTATCCGTGTCAACGAGCAGCGCATGCGTGCCGCCGGTTTCACCACCTATGGCTACAAGCTGGCAGGCTTTGTGATCGCGGGTGCACTGGCCGGGCTGGCGGGCTTTTTGCTCGCCGCGCGTGACGCTGTTGTGAACCCCGAACTGCTGGCCTGGCACCACTCGGGCGAAGTGCTGCTGATGCTGATTCTGGGCGGCGTGGGCTCGCTGCGCGGTGCCGTACTGGGCACCATCACCTTTGTGCTGCTCAAGGAGCTGCTGAGCACGCATGCCATCATGGGCAATGCAGCAGACCACTGGCAGCTGACGCTGGGCATGGCCATCATCGCGCTCGTGGCCCTGCTGCCCAAGGGGCTGGTCGGCATCAATGACCGTTGGCAAAAAAGGGCTGCAGCGCAGAAGGAAAAAGCGCCAGCAGCTATCGATCAAGGAGCAAGCCATGGTTGA
- a CDS encoding benzoate-CoA ligase family protein translates to MNDTTINTTVDFTQPFNFAQHLFELNRARGSKTAYIDDHGSLSYAQLEEQARRLAQGLAAAGIHREERVLLVMHDMREWAISFLGAMYAGVVPVAINTLLTVDDYAYMLEHSRAQAILTNGALVPVVQQALNQAQHEVNHIWVAHPEDAPQGLPPAFEPMQPWLDRQQPLAHAARTKGDDPGFWLYSSGSTGKPKGAVHTHANPYWTAQLYGKPVLGLTENDVCFSAAKLYFAYGLGNALTFPLSVGASVVLMAERPTPEATFARWTRHRPTVFFGAPTGFAGMLAHPALPARDQVSLRMCSSAGEALPAEIAQRFKAHFGADIVDGIGSTEMLHIFISNRPEDIRYGSTGKPVPGYEVELRGEDGKPVGDGEIGDLYIKGPSTALMYWCNRDKTRDTFQGAWLKSGDKYVRDADGYYTYAGRSDDMLKVSGIYVSPFEVESTLQLHPAVLEAAVIGVTDAQGLVKTKSYVVCKPGHSTTEDELKAFVKSRLAAYKYPRFIEFVDELPKTATGKIQRFRLRELESKPS, encoded by the coding sequence ATGAACGACACCACGATCAACACCACCGTCGACTTCACACAGCCCTTCAACTTTGCCCAGCATCTGTTTGAGCTCAACCGCGCGCGGGGCAGCAAGACGGCTTATATCGACGACCACGGCAGCCTCAGCTACGCCCAACTGGAGGAACAGGCCCGCCGACTGGCGCAAGGCCTGGCTGCGGCCGGCATTCATCGCGAGGAACGCGTGCTGCTGGTCATGCACGATATGCGCGAATGGGCGATCTCGTTTTTGGGAGCGATGTATGCAGGCGTGGTGCCGGTTGCCATCAATACCTTGCTGACCGTCGACGACTACGCCTATATGCTGGAGCACAGCCGGGCCCAGGCAATTCTGACCAACGGCGCCCTGGTGCCCGTGGTGCAGCAAGCCTTGAACCAGGCTCAGCATGAGGTCAACCATATCTGGGTGGCTCACCCCGAGGATGCGCCCCAGGGCCTGCCACCGGCTTTCGAGCCCATGCAGCCCTGGCTGGACCGGCAGCAGCCCCTGGCCCACGCCGCCAGGACCAAGGGCGACGACCCCGGTTTCTGGCTGTATTCCTCAGGCTCCACCGGCAAGCCCAAGGGCGCGGTCCACACCCATGCCAATCCCTACTGGACGGCACAGTTGTATGGCAAGCCCGTGCTGGGCCTGACGGAAAACGATGTCTGCTTTTCCGCTGCCAAGCTTTACTTTGCCTACGGTCTTGGCAACGCCCTGACCTTCCCCTTGAGCGTGGGTGCCAGCGTGGTCCTGATGGCCGAACGCCCCACGCCCGAAGCCACTTTCGCGCGCTGGACCCGGCATCGGCCCACGGTGTTTTTCGGTGCGCCCACGGGCTTTGCCGGCATGCTGGCCCACCCTGCTCTGCCTGCACGTGACCAGGTCAGCCTGCGCATGTGCTCATCGGCAGGAGAAGCCCTGCCCGCCGAGATTGCCCAGCGCTTCAAGGCACACTTTGGTGCCGATATCGTCGATGGCATCGGCTCCACGGAGATGCTGCACATCTTCATCTCCAACCGGCCCGAGGACATACGCTACGGCAGCACCGGAAAGCCCGTTCCCGGCTATGAGGTGGAGCTGCGCGGCGAGGACGGCAAACCCGTGGGCGATGGCGAAATCGGCGACCTCTACATCAAGGGCCCCAGCACCGCGCTGATGTACTGGTGCAACCGCGACAAGACCCGCGATACCTTTCAGGGTGCCTGGCTCAAGAGCGGCGACAAATATGTGCGCGATGCCGACGGCTACTACACCTATGCGGGCCGCAGCGACGACATGCTCAAGGTCAGCGGCATCTACGTCTCGCCGTTCGAGGTCGAATCCACGCTGCAGCTGCACCCCGCAGTGCTGGAAGCTGCGGTCATTGGCGTGACCGACGCGCAAGGCCTGGTCAAGACCAAGTCCTATGTGGTGTGCAAACCCGGGCACAGCACCACCGAAGATGAGCTCAAGGCCTTTGTCAAATCACGCCTGGCTGCCTACAAATATCCGCGCTTCATCGAGTTTGTCGACGAGTTGCCCAAAACCGCGACCGGAAAGATCCAGCGCTTTCGCCTGCGCGAATTGGAGTCAAAACCCAGCTGA
- a CDS encoding M48 family metallopeptidase, whose product MLAQSLFQRLILPLRRASAPLLLALACTALPQGAAQAQVDVGNASYLRRLIPAETLETSSADEYQKLLLQAKAQGALAGSDNAQLQRLRTIAQRLIPYTAQWNDRARQWRWEVNLIGSKQINAFCMPGGKIAFFTGIIDQLKLSDDEIAMIMGHEMAHALREHSREQLAKNQATSLGISLGAQLLGLGDISSAAARFGGQLLSLKFSRNDESEADLVGLELAARAGYNPQAAVSLWRKMGEATGEGGIGFLSTHPTGPDRIRQLESNVPRVMSLYEQARRR is encoded by the coding sequence ATGCTTGCCCAGTCTCTATTTCAGCGCCTGATTTTGCCCTTGCGCCGGGCCTCTGCACCACTGCTGCTCGCATTGGCCTGCACAGCATTGCCACAGGGCGCCGCACAGGCCCAGGTGGATGTGGGCAATGCGTCCTATCTGCGTCGCCTGATTCCGGCAGAGACGCTGGAAACCTCCTCTGCCGACGAGTACCAGAAGCTGCTGCTGCAGGCCAAGGCTCAGGGGGCGCTGGCTGGCAGCGACAACGCCCAGTTGCAACGCTTGCGCACGATTGCCCAGCGCCTGATCCCCTATACCGCTCAGTGGAACGACCGTGCCCGCCAGTGGCGCTGGGAGGTGAACCTGATAGGCAGCAAACAGATCAATGCTTTTTGCATGCCTGGCGGCAAGATTGCCTTCTTCACCGGCATCATCGATCAGCTCAAGCTCAGCGACGACGAGATCGCCATGATCATGGGCCACGAGATGGCCCATGCGCTGCGCGAGCATTCCCGCGAGCAGCTGGCCAAGAATCAGGCCACCAGCCTGGGTATTTCTCTGGGCGCCCAGTTGCTGGGCCTTGGTGATATCAGCAGCGCGGCCGCGCGGTTTGGCGGTCAGTTGCTGAGCCTCAAGTTCAGCCGCAATGACGAAAGCGAAGCCGATCTGGTCGGGCTGGAGCTGGCCGCCCGTGCCGGCTACAACCCGCAGGCGGCTGTCAGCCTGTGGCGCAAGATGGGCGAGGCCACCGGCGAGGGCGGCATAGGCTTTCTCTCCACCCACCCCACGGGGCCAGACCGCATTCGCCAGCTGGAGAGCAATGTGCCGCGCGTCATGTCGCTGTACGAGCAGGCACGACGCCGGTAA
- a CDS encoding DMT family transporter, whose protein sequence is MGPVGLVLAAAMLWGTTGTAQHFAPAQFSPYWVGALRMVMAALFFVALAFVMDRGHARQPMHHGRILFCGACMAVYNLSFFAGVKASGVALGTALAIGSGPIWAGLMQAVVQQRMPGPQWWLGTCTGVAGGIAMALAASDPRHLPWGGMALCLLAGMAYAAYALVNQALVVQARVASVNARVFACSALLSLPVAAWLGGPLQASASGWAVVVYLGVVATGLAYLLFSVGLRGMSAATGVALSKAEPITAFALSLLVVGERPAWWSILGLLAVIAGLWLVVQAERSDTRNHGNTALQ, encoded by the coding sequence ATAGGCCCTGTTGGCCTGGTGCTGGCTGCCGCCATGCTCTGGGGCACCACAGGCACGGCGCAGCACTTTGCGCCCGCACAGTTCTCGCCCTACTGGGTAGGCGCATTGCGCATGGTCATGGCAGCGCTGTTCTTTGTTGCACTGGCCTTTGTCATGGACAGAGGCCACGCCAGGCAGCCCATGCACCATGGCCGCATCCTGTTTTGCGGCGCATGCATGGCGGTCTACAACCTCAGCTTTTTCGCAGGCGTCAAGGCCAGCGGCGTGGCGCTGGGCACGGCACTGGCCATTGGCAGCGGCCCCATCTGGGCCGGGCTGATGCAGGCCGTTGTGCAGCAGCGCATGCCTGGGCCGCAGTGGTGGCTGGGAACATGCACAGGCGTTGCCGGCGGCATTGCCATGGCACTGGCTGCCAGCGACCCGCGACACCTGCCCTGGGGCGGCATGGCTTTGTGTCTGCTTGCCGGCATGGCCTATGCCGCTTATGCGCTGGTCAATCAGGCACTGGTAGTGCAGGCCAGGGTCGCCTCGGTCAATGCCCGGGTGTTTGCCTGCTCTGCCCTGCTCTCTCTTCCGGTTGCGGCCTGGCTGGGCGGACCGCTACAGGCCAGCGCCAGCGGCTGGGCTGTGGTGGTGTATCTGGGCGTGGTGGCCACGGGTCTGGCTTACCTGCTGTTCTCCGTAGGGCTGCGCGGCATGTCTGCAGCCACCGGCGTGGCGCTGAGCAAGGCCGAGCCCATCACGGCTTTCGCATTGTCGCTGCTGGTGGTCGGAGAGCGCCCTGCCTGGTGGTCCATACTGGGTTTACTGGCCGTTATTGCAGGCCTCTGGCTGGTCGTGCAGGCCGAAAGAAGCGATACCAGAAATCACGGGAATACAGCGCTGCAATAG
- a CDS encoding branched-chain amino acid ABC transporter permease: MDIATFLVQCLNSIQYGLLLFLLASGLTLIFGIMGVINLAHGSFYMIGAYVAFSLAPYLGQHFITMLLLGVLIAVVLGYFLEWAFFSFLYERDHLQQVLMTYGLILVFEGLRAILVDNDVHGVEKPAWLAGSFPLMGMMQYPWYNVFAAVACLVVALLMYYTVNRTRLGMMIRAGASNRDMVRGLGINIKRLYRIVFAVGVALAALAGMIAAPMSSVYPNMGSSVLIICFVVVVIGGIGSITGALIASLLVGFVDTFGKVFFQELSGMSIYLLMAVILVWRPEGLMGKR; encoded by the coding sequence GTGGATATCGCCACATTTCTCGTGCAGTGTCTGAACTCGATTCAGTACGGATTGCTGCTGTTTCTGCTGGCCTCCGGCCTGACCCTGATCTTCGGCATCATGGGCGTGATCAATCTCGCCCATGGCAGCTTCTACATGATCGGTGCCTATGTGGCGTTCTCGCTGGCTCCCTATCTGGGCCAGCATTTCATCACCATGCTGCTGCTCGGCGTCCTTATCGCCGTGGTGCTCGGCTATTTTCTGGAATGGGCCTTCTTCAGCTTTCTCTACGAGCGTGATCACCTGCAGCAGGTGCTGATGACCTACGGCCTGATCCTGGTGTTCGAAGGCCTGCGCGCCATCCTTGTGGACAACGATGTGCATGGCGTGGAAAAGCCGGCCTGGCTGGCCGGCAGCTTCCCCCTCATGGGCATGATGCAATACCCCTGGTACAACGTATTTGCGGCCGTGGCCTGCCTGGTCGTGGCGCTGCTGATGTACTACACCGTCAACCGCACGCGCTTAGGGATGATGATCCGCGCCGGTGCCAGCAACCGTGACATGGTGCGCGGCCTGGGCATCAACATCAAACGCCTGTACCGCATCGTGTTTGCCGTGGGCGTGGCCCTGGCGGCACTCGCAGGCATGATTGCCGCACCCATGAGTTCGGTCTACCCGAACATGGGCTCCAGCGTGCTCATCATCTGCTTTGTGGTCGTCGTCATCGGCGGAATAGGCTCGATCACCGGCGCACTGATTGCCTCGCTGCTGGTGGGCTTTGTGGATACCTTTGGCAAGGTGTTCTTCCAGGAACTCAGCGGCATGAGCATCTATCTGCTGATGGCCGTCATTCTTGTCTGGCGACCCGAAGGTCTGATGGGAAAAAGATGA
- a CDS encoding 3,4-dehydroadipyl-CoA semialdehyde dehydrogenase, which produces MTELLANHVAGRWQTGQGPGSTLLDPVLGTPLVRVDATGLDLPAAFAFARETGGKALRALSHAQRAKLLADVAAVLLANRDAYYEISIANSGTVKNDTAVDVDGGIYTLSQYAKWGAALGNDRHLTDGSAVALAKDGAFQSQHIQVPTRGVALFINAFNFPSWGLWEKAAPALLSGVPIIVKPATATAWLTQRMVKDVIDAGVLPPGALSIICGSSAGLMDQLQPMDVVSFTGSADTAATIRAHAAITRHSVRSNIEADSVNCALLLPGHAADSDAVALLAREVAREMTVKSGQKCTAIRRVLVPQTLYDSVAQAIGAQLAKTTVGNPRNESVRMGSLVSRAQYENVQQGLSQLLAHTSTLHDGRSKTLIDADPTIAACAQPVLLGTQDPDGHTLVHDMEVFGPVATLMPYRDLEHGLALAHRGQGSLVCSVYGEDAGALAAAASDLAASHGRVHIISPDVAKLHSGHGNVMPQSQHGGPGRAGGGAELGGLRALDFYHRKSAIQAAPQVLQALNQSVEA; this is translated from the coding sequence ATGACAGAGCTACTTGCCAATCATGTTGCTGGCCGCTGGCAAACCGGCCAGGGCCCGGGCAGCACATTGCTGGATCCCGTGCTGGGCACGCCACTGGTCCGTGTCGATGCCACGGGCCTGGATCTACCCGCCGCCTTTGCCTTTGCCCGCGAAACCGGTGGCAAGGCCTTGCGCGCGCTGAGCCATGCCCAGCGTGCCAAGCTGCTGGCCGACGTGGCCGCCGTGCTGCTGGCCAACCGCGACGCGTATTACGAAATTTCCATCGCCAACAGCGGCACCGTGAAGAACGACACGGCCGTCGATGTCGATGGCGGCATCTACACCCTGAGTCAATACGCCAAATGGGGTGCTGCCCTGGGCAATGACAGGCATCTGACCGATGGCTCCGCCGTGGCGCTGGCCAAGGATGGAGCCTTCCAGTCTCAGCACATACAAGTGCCCACGCGTGGCGTGGCGCTGTTCATCAACGCCTTCAACTTTCCCAGCTGGGGTCTGTGGGAAAAAGCGGCCCCGGCCCTGCTCTCGGGCGTGCCCATCATCGTCAAGCCAGCCACGGCCACGGCCTGGCTCACGCAGCGCATGGTCAAGGATGTCATTGACGCCGGCGTGCTGCCGCCCGGTGCGCTTTCCATCATCTGCGGCAGCTCGGCCGGGTTGATGGATCAGCTCCAGCCCATGGATGTCGTGTCCTTCACGGGCTCTGCGGATACAGCCGCCACGATTCGCGCTCATGCGGCCATCACACGTCATTCGGTACGCAGCAATATCGAGGCCGACAGCGTCAACTGCGCCTTGCTGCTGCCCGGCCATGCCGCAGACAGCGACGCCGTGGCCCTGCTGGCCCGCGAAGTGGCACGCGAAATGACGGTCAAATCCGGCCAGAAATGCACGGCCATACGCCGCGTGCTGGTGCCGCAGACGCTGTATGACAGCGTGGCCCAGGCCATTGGTGCACAGCTGGCCAAAACCACGGTGGGCAACCCACGCAACGAATCCGTTCGCATGGGCTCTCTGGTCAGCCGCGCGCAGTACGAAAACGTGCAGCAAGGCCTGAGTCAACTGCTAGCCCACACCAGCACGCTTCATGACGGACGCAGCAAGACCCTGATAGATGCCGATCCGACCATTGCAGCCTGTGCTCAACCCGTGCTGCTGGGCACGCAAGACCCCGACGGCCATACCCTGGTCCACGATATGGAGGTCTTTGGCCCCGTGGCCACCCTCATGCCCTATCGTGATCTTGAGCACGGCCTGGCACTGGCCCATCGCGGCCAGGGCTCCCTGGTCTGTTCCGTCTATGGCGAAGATGCAGGCGCACTGGCCGCCGCTGCCAGTGATCTGGCAGCCAGCCATGGGCGCGTGCACATCATCAGCCCCGATGTCGCCAAGCTGCATTCAGGCCACGGCAACGTCATGCCCCAATCTCAGCACGGCGGCCCGGGCCGCGCAGGCGGCGGGGCCGAGCTGGGCGGTCTGCGGGCACTGGATTTCTACCACCGCAAGAGCGCCATTCAGGCCGCGCCCCAGGTGCTGCAGGCGCTGAACCAGAGTGTGGAGGCATGA
- a CDS encoding 4-hydroxylaminobenzoate lyase, whose protein sequence is MAAPSTAHSLETFQQLVATVAQRLYGRALDADLQKWLNAHYGADSDWYRQMMEACASGVAQGWLCQRENGGIRWGRVFEAGAELGGFSVDVVQMKDIAGPHHSHPLGEIDLILPITPGALFDGHAAGWCVYGPGSAHHPTVIQGEAWVLYLLPQGQIQFTRRAA, encoded by the coding sequence ATGGCTGCCCCCAGCACCGCGCACTCACTTGAGACATTCCAGCAGTTGGTCGCAACTGTCGCCCAACGCCTGTATGGGCGCGCTTTGGATGCCGATCTGCAGAAATGGCTCAACGCGCACTATGGTGCAGACAGCGACTGGTACCGGCAGATGATGGAAGCCTGCGCCAGCGGCGTGGCACAAGGCTGGCTCTGCCAGCGCGAAAACGGCGGCATACGCTGGGGCCGCGTGTTTGAAGCCGGCGCCGAGCTGGGCGGCTTCTCGGTCGATGTGGTGCAGATGAAAGACATTGCCGGCCCGCACCACAGCCACCCTCTGGGCGAGATCGATCTCATCCTCCCCATCACGCCAGGCGCCTTGTTTGACGGCCATGCCGCTGGCTGGTGCGTCTATGGGCCGGGCAGCGCCCACCATCCCACCGTGATCCAGGGTGAGGCCTGGGTGCTCTATCTGCTGCCGCAAGGGCAGATCCAGTTCACACGACGCGCGGCTTGA
- a CDS encoding ABC transporter ATP-binding protein — MVDATRAPKMSVRGLTRRFGGLVAVNNVDIDLHEGEVHAVIGTNGAGKSTLINMLSGEIAASSGSITLEGHDVTAMPQPQRAKAGVGRSYQRTTIFGEFTVLENCRLTAQAQASASPWRIWENAQHCARSLQRAQAALSRAGLGTHAQRIAGSLSHGAKRQLEVAMCLATEPRVLLLDEPLAGMGAEETERMLDLLQELKTGHAVLLVEHDMDAVFRIADRITVMVNGTVVATGTPDQIRVDPVVRTAYLGEEEHA, encoded by the coding sequence ATGGTTGATGCAACACGCGCACCCAAGATGTCCGTGCGCGGCCTGACGCGGCGCTTTGGCGGTCTGGTCGCTGTCAACAATGTGGACATCGATCTGCACGAAGGCGAGGTTCACGCCGTCATCGGCACCAATGGCGCGGGCAAGTCCACGCTGATCAATATGCTCTCGGGCGAGATAGCGGCCAGCAGCGGCAGCATCACGCTCGAAGGCCATGACGTGACCGCCATGCCCCAGCCCCAGCGCGCCAAGGCAGGCGTGGGCCGCAGCTACCAGCGCACCACGATTTTTGGCGAGTTCACCGTGCTGGAAAACTGCCGCCTGACCGCACAGGCCCAGGCCAGTGCCAGTCCCTGGCGCATCTGGGAAAACGCCCAGCATTGCGCCCGCAGCCTGCAGCGCGCACAAGCTGCGCTTTCGCGCGCCGGCCTGGGCACCCATGCGCAGCGCATCGCAGGCAGCCTGAGCCATGGCGCCAAACGCCAATTGGAAGTGGCCATGTGCCTGGCCACCGAGCCCCGCGTGCTGCTGCTGGACGAGCCGCTGGCCGGCATGGGTGCCGAAGAGACCGAGCGCATGCTGGACCTGCTGCAGGAACTCAAAACAGGCCATGCCGTGCTGCTGGTCGAACACGATATGGATGCCGTGTTCCGCATCGCCGATCGCATCACCGTCATGGTCAACGGCACGGTGGTGGCCACAGGCACGCCCGATCAGATTCGCGTCGATCCCGTGGTGCGCACCGCCTATCTGGGAGAGGAAGAACATGCTTGA